The window tgatgcgtgttcttgtttcgttgtgttatATATGAAAATTAATGTTACGTCATTGTATTGGGCAATAAATGGCCCGGTAGTGGAGTAGTgggttgattgttagcgcattcgctaGTTCAGTAAAAGTAGGCTAGTAAgaaaatagtaaaatatgaaccacatttatctgaggctcgttgttctgaagcgtcccggtTTTCAATCATAAAAGCATGGTATGCctacatatatatattatgTGCAATACAgtatcaataattaattaatttatagtacacacaacacaaaacaataacattgtttaaaaacacGATATCATCTGCAACAACTTACCCAGCAAGCATTTCGTAAATAAGGACACCAAGCGCCCACCAATCAACAGATTTCCCATGACCTTTGCTCTGTAATACTTCTGGAGCAAGGTATTCAGGTGTGCCACATAAAGTCCATGTTCTGGATAAAAAACGTAAGCAGTTTGAATACATCCCATAGTCTATTTTTATGGTATTGTGGTATTCGCAGGACAAttacagaaaacaaacaatatccTAACAACACTACTTAACTATAAATAATATCTAAAATTTTTACCGATCTTCAACAGTTTTGGCAAGCCCAAAATCTGTTAGCTTTGTGTGGCCATCACGATCAAGAAGAATGTTTTCAGGTTTCAAGTCTCGATACACGATATCATTGCTATGAAGGTAACTCAAAGCAGATACGATTTCAGAAGCAAAAAAT of the Clavelina lepadiformis chromosome 7, kaClaLepa1.1, whole genome shotgun sequence genome contains:
- the LOC143465540 gene encoding putative serine/threonine-protein kinase PRKY, with translation MLLDFVCGGELFSYLRNAGRFNNATSLFFASEIVSALSYLHSNDIVYRDLKPENILLDRDGHTKLTDFGLAKTVEDRTWTLCGTPEYLAPEVLQSKGHGKSVDWWALGVLIYEMLAGAMLAD